Proteins found in one uncultured Campylobacter sp. genomic segment:
- the wecB gene encoding UDP-N-acetylglucosamine 2-epimerase (non-hydrolyzing) encodes MTKRKILIVFGTRPEAIKMALLIKEFQKHAEFEVKVCVTAQHRQMLDQVLEFFEIKPDFDLNLMKQAQDLYDVTSGVLLGMRDVFSEYTPDIVFVHGDTTTTYAVSLAAYYQKIDVAHVEAGLRTHNIYSPFPEEINRQMTGLIAKYHFAPTTDARDNLLKEGKDSRNIVVSGNTVIDALLWTIDKIENNELLKNKILSFINSKYKLNDRKFMLVTGHRRENFGEGFVNICEALREIALKNKNIDIVYPVHLNPNVRKPVGEILSGISNIFLIDPLEYDSFVYLMSKSYMIVTDSGGIQEEAPSLCKPVLVIRETTERPEGIRAGCVKLIGTKRENIIKEVQKLLNLKDEYDKMSKSASPYGDGKACKKILEFLKGIL; translated from the coding sequence ATGACTAAAAGAAAAATTTTAATAGTATTTGGGACGCGCCCGGAGGCCATTAAGATGGCTCTGTTGATAAAGGAATTTCAAAAGCATGCGGAATTTGAAGTGAAGGTTTGCGTTACGGCGCAGCACAGACAGATGCTTGATCAGGTGCTTGAATTTTTTGAGATCAAGCCGGATTTTGATCTAAATTTAATGAAGCAGGCTCAGGATCTGTACGATGTCACGTCGGGAGTGCTGCTCGGTATGCGCGATGTATTTAGTGAATATACCCCAGACATCGTATTCGTGCATGGAGATACGACTACTACTTATGCTGTTTCTTTGGCGGCGTATTATCAAAAAATAGATGTTGCTCACGTAGAAGCTGGACTTAGGACGCATAATATCTATTCGCCGTTTCCTGAAGAGATAAATAGGCAGATGACGGGGCTCATAGCCAAATATCACTTCGCACCGACCACCGATGCAAGAGACAATCTCTTAAAAGAAGGCAAAGATTCAAGAAATATAGTTGTTAGTGGCAACACCGTTATAGACGCGCTTTTGTGGACGATAGACAAAATCGAAAACAATGAGCTGCTAAAAAATAAAATTTTATCCTTTATAAATTCCAAATATAAGCTTAATGATAGAAAATTTATGCTCGTTACAGGACACAGACGAGAGAATTTCGGAGAAGGCTTTGTTAATATTTGTGAGGCTTTACGTGAAATAGCGCTAAAAAATAAAAATATCGACATTGTTTATCCCGTGCATCTAAATCCAAATGTAAGAAAGCCTGTGGGAGAAATTTTATCGGGCATTTCGAATATATTTTTAATTGATCCGCTAGAGTATGATAGTTTCGTCTATCTTATGAGCAAGTCATATATGATAGTAACAGATAGCGGCGGCATCCAGGAAGAGGCACCGAGCCTTTGCAAGCCCGTTTTAGTTATCAGAGAAACTACCGAAAGACCTGAAGGGATAAGAGCAGGATGTGTGAAGCTTATCGGCACCAAGCGCGAAAATATAATAAAAGAGGTGCAAAAATTATTAAATTTAAAAGATGAATATGATAAAATGAGCAAAAGTGCAAGCCCATATGGTGACGGTAAAGCTTGTAAAAAAATACTGGAATTTTTAAAAGGAATATTGTGA
- the wecC gene encoding UDP-N-acetyl-D-mannosamine dehydrogenase: MVKKVCILGLGYIGLPTAALLANRGYKIHGVDVVQSVVDTINQGKIHIVEPELDVFVKKAVQSGNLKADVKPDFADIFIIAVPTPFRDGYVPNIDYVISAAKSIIPYVKNDNMVVLESTSPVGTTEKIGEILKNGGVDISKIYIAHCPERVLPGKILKELTQNDRIVGGTTKIATKKIAEFYAEFVEGEVLQTDSKTAEMSKLTENSFRDVNIAFANELSILCDKFGINVWELISLANRHPRVNILSPGCGVGGHCIAVDPWFIVHAGGYEARLIKSAREVNNHKAEWSIEKIKNAALKFELQNGRKPKVACMGLAFKPDIDDLRESPALNITRRLIADGVDVVAVEPNIKAHKDFEIVDYKKAIEISDIIVFLVGHKEFKGLKIEKEFLDFCGVFVK; this comes from the coding sequence ATTGTGAAAAAAGTTTGCATATTAGGTCTTGGGTATATAGGGCTACCGACGGCGGCGCTTTTGGCAAATAGGGGCTATAAAATCCATGGCGTTGACGTGGTGCAGAGCGTTGTGGATACGATCAATCAGGGTAAAATTCATATCGTCGAGCCGGAACTAGATGTATTTGTTAAAAAAGCAGTGCAGAGCGGAAATTTAAAAGCAGACGTTAAGCCCGATTTTGCAGACATTTTTATTATAGCTGTTCCGACGCCGTTTCGAGACGGATACGTGCCAAATATCGATTATGTCATAAGTGCGGCAAAATCTATAATACCATACGTAAAAAACGATAATATGGTCGTTTTAGAATCCACTTCACCAGTAGGTACTACCGAAAAGATAGGCGAAATTTTAAAAAATGGCGGTGTTGATATTTCTAAAATTTATATCGCTCATTGCCCTGAGAGAGTTTTGCCCGGTAAAATTTTGAAAGAACTCACCCAAAATGATAGGATCGTGGGCGGAACTACAAAAATTGCTACTAAAAAAATAGCGGAATTTTACGCAGAATTCGTAGAAGGCGAAGTTTTACAGACTGACTCGAAAACTGCAGAGATGTCAAAGCTTACAGAGAATTCTTTCCGCGACGTAAACATAGCCTTTGCAAACGAACTTAGCATTTTGTGCGATAAATTCGGCATCAATGTTTGGGAGCTTATCTCGCTAGCAAACCGCCATCCACGAGTTAATATTTTAAGTCCGGGCTGCGGCGTAGGCGGGCACTGCATAGCGGTCGATCCGTGGTTTATAGTGCATGCGGGCGGTTATGAAGCGAGGCTGATCAAATCCGCAAGAGAGGTAAATAACCACAAAGCCGAGTGGAGCATAGAAAAGATCAAAAACGCCGCTTTGAAATTTGAGTTGCAAAACGGCAGAAAGCCCAAAGTCGCGTGCATGGGACTTGCTTTTAAGCCCGACATCGACGATTTGCGGGAGTCGCCTGCGCTAAATATAACCAGACGCCTGATCGCAGACGGCGTCGATGTGGTCGCTGTAGAGCCTAATATCAAGGCTCACAAAGATTTTGAGATAGTGGATTATAAAAAGGCTATCGAAATTTCGGATATTATCGTATTTTTGGTCGGACATAAGGAATTTAAAGGGCTAAAAATAGAAAAAGAATTTTTGGATTTTTGCGGAGTTTTTGTAAAATGA
- a CDS encoding glycosyltransferase family 2 protein, whose product MREVPKLAVIVPCYNEEQVLYETTKRLSVVLEDLISKNKIKKDSFILYIDDGSGDNTWSIVKSLTTQNLLVGGVKLSKNKGHQNALLAGMEHVEGKCDCLISIDADLQDDIVVIRDMIEKYLDGNEIVYGVRSNRDSDSFFKKITAEYFYKIMRIFGVELVYNHADYRLISSNVNTCFLKFQETNLFIRGIIPSMGFKTDKVYYSRLDRFAGESKYPLRKMLAFAWDGITSFSVVPLRFITLIGFIIFLGSLVMGGGVVYSAIIGKTIQGWASTVLPIYFIGGIQLMSLGIIGEYIGKIYKETKRRPRYFIEDIVDAKS is encoded by the coding sequence ATGAGAGAGGTTCCAAAATTAGCAGTTATTGTTCCATGTTATAATGAAGAACAGGTCTTGTATGAAACTACAAAAAGACTAAGTGTGGTGTTAGAAGACTTGATTAGTAAAAATAAAATTAAGAAGGATAGTTTTATTTTATACATAGATGATGGTAGCGGAGATAATACGTGGAGTATAGTTAAATCTCTAACTACGCAAAATTTGCTTGTTGGGGGAGTTAAACTTTCTAAAAATAAAGGTCATCAAAACGCTTTATTGGCAGGAATGGAGCATGTAGAAGGTAAATGTGATTGTTTAATTTCTATTGATGCGGATTTGCAGGATGATATTGTTGTTATAAGAGATATGATAGAAAAATATCTAGATGGCAATGAAATAGTATATGGAGTTAGAAGTAATAGGGATTCCGACAGTTTTTTTAAAAAAATTACTGCTGAATATTTTTATAAGATTATGAGAATATTCGGAGTAGAGCTAGTCTATAATCACGCCGACTATAGATTAATAAGCTCTAATGTTAATACATGCTTTTTAAAATTTCAAGAAACTAATTTATTTATTAGAGGTATTATTCCTAGTATGGGTTTCAAAACGGATAAGGTTTACTATAGTAGACTGGATAGATTTGCTGGAGAATCAAAATATCCGTTAAGAAAAATGTTAGCTTTTGCATGGGATGGTATAACGTCATTTAGTGTGGTTCCCCTTAGATTTATAACTCTTATAGGTTTTATTATTTTTTTAGGCAGTTTGGTTATGGGGGGGGGTGTGGTTTACTCCGCAATTATTGGTAAAACGATTCAAGGGTGGGCTTCGACAGTTTTACCTATATATTTCATAGGTGGAATTCAACTAATGTCTCTTGGAATAATCGGCGAATATATAGGTAAGATTTATAAAGAAACAAAGAGAAGGCCAAGATATTTTATAGAGGATATTGTTGATGCAAAAAGTTAA
- a CDS encoding class I SAM-dependent methyltransferase, giving the protein MQKVNFDEYGKSYDDIMQSQHKNFGDIKYYAEYKIKILSSIVKRNSQNLKILEYGCGIGRNLPYILEAFHKSSVFGFDISKESLEIAKQSNKEVVIIESEEELMKHKNYFDLIFIAGVYHHIEPSLRNNVTLNIFELAANNCDVIVFEHNPYNPLTRRMVSTCDFDQDAVLLSKKELQSIFIQAGFKNNGSSYTLFFPPILKSLSFLEKFLKWLPLGGQYYISVKKYI; this is encoded by the coding sequence ATGCAAAAAGTTAATTTTGATGAATACGGTAAAAGTTACGATGATATAATGCAAAGCCAACATAAGAATTTTGGTGATATAAAATATTATGCGGAATATAAGATAAAAATATTAAGTAGTATAGTAAAAAGAAATAGTCAAAATTTAAAAATATTAGAATATGGTTGTGGTATAGGTAGAAATTTACCATATATATTAGAAGCATTTCATAAATCATCTGTTTTTGGATTTGATATTTCGAAAGAAAGTTTAGAAATAGCAAAGCAAAGTAATAAAGAGGTGGTGATTATAGAATCTGAAGAAGAGCTAATGAAACACAAGAATTATTTTGATTTGATTTTTATAGCGGGCGTGTATCACCATATAGAACCAAGTTTGCGGAATAATGTAACATTAAATATATTCGAATTGGCGGCCAATAATTGTGACGTAATAGTTTTTGAACATAATCCATATAATCCACTTACGAGGCGTATGGTATCTACATGCGACTTTGATCAGGATGCGGTTTTGTTATCAAAAAAAGAATTGCAATCTATTTTTATACAAGCCGGATTTAAAAATAATGGCAGCTCTTATACGTTATTTTTCCCTCCTATTTTAAAATCGCTTTCATTTTTAGAGAAATTTTTAAAATGGCTTCCGCTTGGTGGTCAGTATTATATCTCTGTCAAAAAGTATATTTAA
- a CDS encoding bi-domain-containing oxidoreductase, with product MIQAIVKKGKVLAEQIPAPSVSKGCVLIKVVNSCISAGTEISGVLNSGKSLIRRALEQPENVKKVINMVKSDGIASVYAKVKGKLDSGNPTGYSLSGVVIAVGEGVSNLEIGERVAAAGAGLANHAEYVDVPKNLVMKMPQDMDFERACTVTLGGIAMQGVRRIDLRLGETCVVVGAGILGLLAVQMLKISGVRVAVSDFDDRRLQIAKEYGAELVINPSKDDLLDVVSSWSGGYGADGVLFTAATNSSEPLSQSFQMCKKKGRVVLVGVAGMQINREDMYKKELDFLISTSYGPGRYDKSYEEQGLDYPFSYVRWTENRNMSEYLRLVNENLIKLDKLIDAKYPIEQVKEAFESLQTSQNKPLMVLLDYGEANLTELDNYLNHDKKIIINSIPVNRDVINVAFVGVGGFATGMHLPNISKLTDKYKIYAIMNRSGHKAKAVAQQYGANYATSNLDDILNDKNVDLVIISTRHDSHAELTLKALEAGKNVFVEKPLATNKEELEKIKKFYEGGGDKPLLFVGFNRRFSAYAQEIKKHTSDRINPMIIRYRMNAGYIPMDHWVHENGGRMVGEACHIIDLMTALTGSEIQSVFSQSITPSNEKYSAEDNKSIVLKYKDGSVANIEYFANGSKELSKEFMEIHFDGKSIVLDDYKSLKGYGVGVKEISTNVSQKGQPEELEALFEALKGSKKGWPIELWDMVQTTEISFLI from the coding sequence ATGATACAAGCAATAGTTAAAAAAGGTAAAGTTTTAGCAGAGCAGATCCCTGCCCCAAGCGTTTCAAAGGGATGCGTTCTTATAAAAGTAGTAAATAGCTGTATATCGGCGGGCACCGAGATAAGCGGCGTATTAAATAGCGGTAAAAGCCTGATCAGAAGAGCTTTGGAGCAGCCTGAGAACGTAAAAAAAGTCATCAATATGGTGAAATCCGACGGCATAGCCAGCGTCTATGCGAAGGTAAAGGGCAAGCTTGATAGCGGAAACCCGACCGGCTATTCGCTTAGCGGCGTCGTCATAGCGGTCGGAGAGGGCGTTTCAAATTTGGAAATCGGAGAGCGCGTTGCCGCAGCCGGCGCAGGGCTTGCGAATCACGCAGAATACGTAGACGTGCCTAAAAATTTAGTTATGAAAATGCCGCAGGATATGGACTTTGAGCGAGCTTGCACCGTGACGCTCGGCGGCATAGCGATGCAGGGCGTTAGGCGGATCGATCTAAGGCTTGGCGAGACCTGCGTAGTGGTGGGGGCTGGGATTTTAGGGCTTCTTGCGGTGCAGATGCTTAAAATTTCAGGCGTTAGGGTTGCGGTTAGCGATTTTGACGATAGGCGCTTACAGATAGCAAAGGAATACGGCGCCGAGCTCGTTATAAACCCGTCAAAAGACGATTTGTTAGACGTCGTTTCATCTTGGAGCGGCGGATACGGCGCCGATGGCGTGCTATTTACCGCCGCTACGAACAGTAGCGAGCCGCTATCTCAAAGCTTTCAGATGTGCAAGAAAAAGGGCAGAGTGGTGCTCGTAGGCGTTGCCGGCATGCAGATCAATAGAGAGGATATGTATAAAAAGGAGCTCGATTTTCTCATCTCCACCTCTTATGGTCCTGGTCGCTACGACAAGAGCTACGAAGAGCAGGGACTTGATTATCCGTTTAGCTACGTCAGATGGACTGAAAATCGAAATATGAGCGAGTATCTAAGGCTGGTAAATGAAAATTTGATAAAGCTGGATAAGCTCATAGACGCAAAATATCCTATCGAGCAGGTAAAGGAGGCATTTGAGTCGCTGCAGACTTCGCAGAATAAGCCGCTTATGGTTTTGCTTGACTACGGCGAGGCAAATTTAACCGAGCTTGATAACTATCTAAATCACGATAAAAAAATCATTATAAATTCTATACCCGTAAACAGAGATGTGATAAACGTCGCATTCGTAGGCGTCGGTGGATTTGCTACCGGTATGCACCTGCCTAATATCTCAAAGCTTACGGATAAGTATAAAATTTACGCGATAATGAACCGAAGCGGACATAAGGCAAAGGCGGTGGCACAGCAATACGGAGCGAACTACGCTACTTCAAATTTAGACGATATTTTAAATGATAAAAATGTCGATCTGGTGATCATCTCCACAAGACACGATAGCCATGCGGAGCTTACCTTAAAGGCGCTTGAGGCAGGCAAAAACGTATTTGTAGAAAAGCCGCTTGCGACAAACAAAGAGGAGCTTGAAAAGATAAAGAAATTTTACGAGGGGGGAGGCGATAAGCCCCTTTTATTCGTGGGATTTAACAGGCGATTTAGCGCTTACGCGCAGGAGATAAAAAAGCATACGAGCGATAGAATAAATCCGATGATAATCAGATATAGGATGAATGCGGGCTACATACCGATGGATCACTGGGTGCATGAAAACGGTGGCAGGATGGTAGGCGAAGCGTGCCACATAATAGATCTGATGACGGCGCTAACGGGAAGCGAGATACAGAGCGTATTTTCGCAGTCCATCACGCCGAGTAATGAAAAATATAGCGCCGAGGATAATAAATCTATCGTCTTAAAATACAAAGATGGCTCGGTGGCAAATATCGAGTATTTCGCAAATGGCAGCAAGGAGCTAAGCAAGGAATTTATGGAGATCCACTTCGACGGCAAGAGCATCGTTTTAGACGATTATAAAAGCCTAAAAGGATATGGAGTGGGGGTGAAAGAAATTTCAACGAACGTAAGCCAAAAGGGACAGCCAGAAGAGCTCGAGGCACTATTTGAGGCTCTAAAAGGAAGCAAAAAAGGCTGGCCGATAGAGCTTTGGGATATGGTGCAGACGACGGAGATTTCGTTTTTAATATGA
- a CDS encoding glycosyltransferase, with protein sequence MNSKILHIGPMPPPLGGISVYLYRLSRSNNDSSVGFVNENNLNGIGFIKLIFLNSDKTFIYHSPSMMKRIALLFSKIFRGNKYIIVSHGEGLQNSYKNSNFIMKFLLKITIFKSEYIQVVGSHLVKFLLNLGLENDKIIVKNAFLPPVLCDEESILKTYPPEIFDFISKKDKLLVANASSLVFYKNTDLYGLDICIELTAKLKNIYPNLGFIFALANEKVNTEYIDKMRLRIKELNLEENFYFLTGQKELWPIFKKASLMIRPTNTDGDALSIREALYFKCPAIASDVCDRPTGTILFKNRNLDDLYDKTKRVLDAM encoded by the coding sequence ATGAATAGCAAGATTTTGCATATAGGACCTATGCCGCCTCCACTTGGAGGAATATCCGTTTATTTATATAGATTATCAAGGTCTAACAATGATAGTTCTGTGGGCTTTGTTAACGAAAATAATCTTAATGGGATCGGTTTTATTAAATTAATTTTTCTAAACAGTGATAAAACTTTTATTTATCACTCTCCATCAATGATGAAAAGAATTGCATTGCTTTTTTCAAAAATATTTAGAGGAAATAAATATATTATAGTTTCTCATGGAGAAGGCTTGCAAAATAGCTATAAAAATAGTAATTTTATAATGAAATTCTTATTAAAAATCACTATTTTTAAATCAGAATATATACAAGTAGTAGGTTCTCATCTTGTAAAATTTTTACTTAATTTGGGGCTAGAGAATGATAAAATCATAGTAAAAAATGCTTTTTTACCGCCCGTATTATGCGATGAAGAAAGCATATTAAAAACCTACCCGCCAGAAATTTTTGATTTTATATCAAAAAAAGATAAGTTATTGGTAGCAAATGCGTCTAGTTTGGTTTTTTATAAAAATACCGATTTATACGGACTTGATATATGTATAGAACTTACGGCTAAGCTAAAAAATATCTATCCAAATTTGGGATTTATTTTTGCGCTAGCAAACGAAAAGGTTAATACAGAGTATATAGATAAAATGCGCTTACGAATAAAAGAGTTAAATTTAGAGGAAAATTTTTATTTTTTGACTGGGCAAAAAGAGCTTTGGCCTATATTTAAAAAGGCTAGTCTAATGATAAGACCTACGAATACCGATGGCGACGCCCTTAGTATTAGAGAGGCTTTATATTTTAAATGTCCTGCGATAGCAAGCGATGTATGCGATAGACCGACAGGAACGATTTTGTTTAAGAATAGAAATTTGGATGATCTATATGATAAAACAAAAAGGGTTTTAGATGCAATGTAA
- a CDS encoding peptidoglycan bridge formation glycyltransferase FemA/FemB family protein — protein MIRILKEYNNKDLNFFSSKEYLSAQSNDYGWLVDDNFILPYFVCKKLFFRYMIFPSETIYINNNVLLSDEKKFLNEVIEKIIKELKYVDFILRAPSNVVFNAVPDGAIYCKFGSLPVNLLQDKNVLFRNIHQKHRSAISKAQRDGVQINKGIQHKKDVLNMIDCTMLRRGFEPASESIDNELRGVGGNLEFYVSEYGGAIQGGSIIGLDNKKAYYLYGGSIERPHQGALTLMHWQIINDMKAKGLDEYVFVGARINVKKDSPIFGVQRFKERFGSVMKVGYMWKFPIKPFKYKLYILLKYVNSIIRFKRYTKDLIEQDKKHNTEFV, from the coding sequence ATGATAAGAATTCTGAAGGAATATAATAATAAAGATTTAAATTTTTTTTCTAGTAAAGAGTATTTGTCCGCTCAGTCAAATGACTATGGATGGCTTGTGGATGATAATTTTATTTTACCGTATTTTGTTTGCAAAAAGTTATTTTTTAGATATATGATTTTTCCCTCCGAGACAATATATATAAATAATAACGTCTTGCTTAGCGATGAAAAAAAATTTTTAAATGAAGTTATAGAAAAAATAATAAAAGAATTAAAATATGTTGATTTTATATTAAGAGCACCCAGCAATGTTGTTTTTAATGCAGTTCCGGATGGTGCTATATACTGTAAATTTGGCTCTTTGCCAGTAAATTTACTTCAGGACAAAAATGTCCTTTTTAGAAACATACATCAAAAACATAGAAGTGCCATAAGCAAAGCTCAAAGAGACGGCGTACAAATCAATAAAGGCATCCAACACAAAAAAGATGTTTTAAATATGATAGACTGTACTATGTTAAGGCGTGGTTTTGAACCTGCGTCAGAAAGTATAGACAATGAACTAAGAGGGGTGGGTGGTAATTTGGAATTTTATGTATCAGAATATGGTGGAGCAATCCAAGGTGGTTCTATTATTGGATTGGATAATAAAAAAGCATATTATTTGTATGGAGGTAGTATTGAAAGACCCCATCAGGGAGCTTTAACTTTAATGCATTGGCAAATTATCAATGATATGAAAGCAAAAGGCCTTGATGAATATGTCTTTGTAGGGGCTAGAATTAATGTAAAAAAAGATAGTCCAATATTTGGAGTACAAAGGTTTAAAGAGAGATTTGGTTCGGTTATGAAAGTGGGCTATATGTGGAAGTTCCCAATTAAGCCATTTAAATATAAACTATATATTTTGCTCAAATATGTTAATAGTATAATAAGATTTAAAAGATATACAAAAGATTTAATCGAACAAGATAAAAAACATAATACAGAGTTTGTATAA
- a CDS encoding alginate lyase family protein, producing MHIKNGSRINFNVSTIKTSYINIKNLDVSNIDPDVAKYLSKMYIEHKFDLLGSGWVKNSYDSAALGLEGYKYDMNVAAPTSAPEDYEPIDWQKDFKSGFRWSEKKWYKDQRIAHKLGSDIKVPWELARLQHLPQLAIFAMADPSLKERNLKEFKNQILDFIRNNPPRMGVNWTCTMDVGIRVANMLAAYDMFCQMDEGGILDQNFKQTFSNSVYEHALHIVNNLEYSPHLTSNHYLSDIAGLLYACAYLNGGGETDAWLAFAVQEVISEMRKEFYEDGGNFESSTSYHRLSGELMAYATALMLGLKSEKISSLQNYDAKLWRKKPKLLPPEEQEFKILNGQISLPQWFADRLYKIGRFTADITKPNGEVPQFGDNDSGGFFKFSPNGEFLSNKQAARKYLNLSGFEGGDEPFWDENILNHFTLISCMGGIFDDEIFKNDICFERSFIRSLAGRTLQVGDKTYKSQIASGVKFGELPHRKSIEFKIPNSQEIKNIFYPDSGIFIFKSSKFYLAICATPLGQNGHGGHTHNDKLGYELWIDGLDIARDPGTYLYTPIPSRRNEFRSVKAHNVPIVDDLEQNSWGKGAIGLFGMFAECRCEVADFGENFISLAVEYKGVKIIRKFEINEGKLEIIDMANREFYYSKFELYSNGYGKLMKI from the coding sequence ATGCATATCAAGAATGGTAGCCGCATAAATTTTAACGTTTCGACCATAAAAACTAGCTATATAAATATAAAAAATTTAGATGTATCAAATATCGATCCGGATGTCGCAAAATATCTATCTAAAATGTACATCGAGCATAAATTTGATCTGCTCGGTAGCGGCTGGGTAAAAAATAGCTATGATAGCGCGGCGCTCGGGCTTGAGGGCTACAAATACGATATGAACGTTGCAGCTCCTACGAGCGCGCCCGAAGACTACGAGCCGATCGATTGGCAAAAGGATTTTAAAAGTGGCTTTCGGTGGAGCGAAAAAAAATGGTACAAAGATCAGCGCATAGCCCATAAGCTCGGCAGCGATATAAAGGTGCCGTGGGAGCTTGCGAGGTTGCAGCACCTGCCGCAACTTGCTATTTTTGCGATGGCGGATCCAAGCTTAAAAGAGCGAAATTTAAAAGAATTTAAAAACCAAATTTTAGATTTTATCCGCAACAATCCGCCTAGAATGGGCGTAAATTGGACCTGCACGATGGATGTGGGTATCAGGGTTGCCAACATGCTGGCGGCTTACGATATGTTTTGCCAGATGGACGAGGGCGGAATTTTAGATCAAAATTTCAAGCAGACCTTTTCAAATAGCGTCTACGAGCATGCGCTTCATATCGTAAATAATCTGGAATATTCGCCGCATCTTACGTCAAATCACTATCTAAGCGATATTGCGGGCCTGCTGTATGCGTGCGCATATTTGAACGGCGGCGGCGAGACAGACGCGTGGTTGGCGTTTGCCGTGCAAGAAGTAATTAGCGAAATGAGAAAGGAATTTTACGAAGACGGCGGAAATTTCGAGAGTTCTACGAGCTATCACCGCTTAAGCGGCGAGCTAATGGCGTATGCCACGGCTCTGATGCTGGGTCTAAAAAGCGAAAAAATTTCATCTTTGCAAAATTACGACGCAAAGCTTTGGCGCAAAAAGCCGAAACTTTTGCCGCCGGAGGAGCAGGAATTTAAAATTTTAAACGGACAAATATCGTTGCCGCAGTGGTTCGCGGACAGGCTGTATAAAATCGGCAGGTTTACCGCCGACATCACAAAGCCAAACGGCGAAGTGCCGCAATTCGGCGATAACGATAGCGGTGGGTTTTTTAAATTTAGCCCAAACGGCGAGTTCTTGAGCAACAAACAAGCCGCACGAAAATATCTAAATTTAAGCGGCTTTGAGGGCGGTGACGAGCCGTTTTGGGACGAGAATATCTTAAACCACTTCACGCTAATTAGCTGCATGGGCGGAATTTTCGATGATGAGATATTTAAAAACGATATCTGCTTTGAGAGGAGCTTTATCCGCTCGCTTGCTGGGCGCACGCTGCAAGTAGGAGATAAAACATACAAAAGCCAGATCGCTTCGGGCGTGAAATTTGGCGAACTGCCACACCGAAAAAGCATAGAATTTAAAATTCCAAATTCGCAAGAGATCAAAAATATATTTTATCCGGACAGCGGAATTTTTATCTTTAAATCCAGCAAATTTTACCTCGCTATCTGCGCTACGCCGCTTGGACAGAATGGCCACGGCGGACACACGCACAACGATAAGCTGGGCTACGAGCTGTGGATAGATGGGCTGGATATAGCGAGAGATCCTGGCACATATCTTTATACGCCGATCCCTAGCAGAAGAAATGAATTTAGAAGCGTCAAGGCCCACAACGTGCCGATTGTGGACGATTTGGAACAAAATAGTTGGGGCAAGGGGGCGATAGGACTATTTGGAATGTTTGCGGAATGCAGGTGCGAAGTGGCGGATTTTGGAGAAAATTTTATAAGCCTCGCCGTAGAATATAAAGGCGTAAAGATAATTAGAAAATTTGAGATAAATGAAGGCAAGCTGGAGATTATCGATATGGCAAATAGGGAATTTTATTATAGTAAATTTGAGTTATATTCGAACGGATATGGGAAGTTGATGAAGATATGA